The Streptomyces sp. DG1A-41 genomic sequence ATCCCCTTCGACGTGGACGTCGTGGACGTGTTCGTGAACAGCGATCTCGCCGGAGCGATCGCGGACGAGGCGGTCGCGAAGGGCGCGAAGGCCGTGTGGTTCCAGCTCGGCGTCCTCGACGAGGCGGCGTACGACCGGACCCGCGCCGCGGGTCTGGAGATGGTGATGGACCGCTGCCCGGCGATCGAGATCCCCCGGCTCGGGCAGTGACTTCAACGGCCTTCCCATCGCCGCGTCACGAATTCCCGATGCGTTTTCCAGGAATTACCCGCCCTGGTCAAGGCTGAGACAACCGCCTTCCGCAACCCGGAAATCGATTCCTACCCTGAGGCCTCTTGCTCGCCGAACTCCCCGAGTTCTTTATGAGAGGCCCCAGAAGTCATGGTAAAAAACGGCCCGACGGGAGGTCTGCGACGGGACGTCGGACTGATCGGGCTCATGTGGGCGTCGGTCGGTTCCATCATCGGATCCGGCTGGTTGTACGGCGCCGAGAAGGCGGTCGTGGCGGCCGGTCCGGCGGCCATCCTGTCGTGGCTCATCGGCGCGGTCGGGATCGTGCTGCTGGCCCTGGTGCACGCGGAACTCGGCGGCATGTTCCCGGTCGCGGGCGGCACGGCACGCTATCCGCACTACGCGTTCGGCGGTCTCGCCGGCATGTCCTTCGGCTGGTTCTCCTGGCTCCAGGCGGCGACCGTGGCACCGATCGAGGTCGAGGCCATGATCGGCTACGCCGGGCACTGGCACTGGGCGCAGGGTTTCCAGCACGCCAAGGACGGGACGCTGACGACGAGCGGGTTCATCGTCGCCGTGCTCCTCATGGCCGTGTTCGTCGTGATCAACTTCCTCGGGGTGCGGATCCTGGCGCACACCAACAGCGCCGCCACCTGGTGGAAGGTGGCCGTGCCGCTGGCCGCGATCTTCGTCATCGCGGCCGGCAACTTCCACCCGGGCAACTTCACCGAACACGGCTTCGCCCCGTTCGGCGCCCACGGCGTGCTGAGCGCCGTCAGTTCCAGCGGCATCATCTTCGCCCTGCTGGGCTTCGAGCAGGCGATCCAGCTGGCGGGCGAGAGCCGCGACCCGGCCCGTGACCTGCCGCGCGCGACGCTCGGCTCGGTCGCCATCGGAGCCGCGATCTACGTCCTGCTCCAGATCGTCTTCATCGCCGCCCTGCCGCTGGCTTCCTTCGCACACGGCTGGACCAAGCTCGACTACCCCGGCATCAGCGGCCCTTGGGCGGGCCTGGCCACCCTGCTGGGGCTCGGCTGGCTGAGCGTGGTGCTGTATCTGGACGCGGTCGTCTCCCCCGGCGGCACCGGCCTGATCTACACCACCGCCACCTCCCGCGTCTCCTACGGCCTGGCCCGCAACGGCTACGCGCCGAAGATCTTCACCCGCACCGACGCGCGCGGCGTGCCGTGGTTCGGGCTGATCGTCTCCTTCGTGACCGGCGTGATCTGCTTCCTGCCGTTCCCGAGCTGGCAGCAACTGGTGGGCTTCATCACCTCGGCGAGCGTGCTGATGTACGCGGGCGCCCCGCTGGCGTACGGCGTCTTCGCCGACCGGCTGCCGCAGCGCGAACGCCCCTACCGCCTGCCCGGCGGGAACGTCGTCTCCCCGCTGTCGTTCGTGGTGGCCAACCTCATCATCTACTGGTCGACCTGGGACACGCTGTGGCGCCTCGGGGTGGCCATCGTCCTCGGTTACGTCCTGCTCGGCGGATACGCCTGGTACGCCACCCGCAAGGGCCTGCCCGACGCGCCCCGGCTCGACTGGCGGGCCGCCCAGTGGCTGCCCGTCTACCTGCTGGGCATGGGCGTCATCTCCTGGCAGGGCGGTTTCGGCGGCCAGGGACACATCGGGATGTGGTGGGATATCGCGGTCATCGCGGTCTTCTCCCTGGGGATCTACTACTGGGCCCGGGCATCGGCGTCCCGGCCGGAGGAGATCGAGCGGAGCATCGGGGAGGTGGCCGTCACCGAGGTGGCCGTCCACTGACACCGGCCAGGCGCGGCCGGTGCCTCCATAATGAGCGCATGCCCTCCCCGCCTTCCGACTCCGGCGCCCCGCAACGTCTCCCAGTCGTTGTCGTGGGCGCCGGTCCCGCGGGACTGGCCGTCGGCAACATCCTGCGGGCCGCGTCGGTGGACTGCCTGGTGCTGGAGACCGAGACCCGGGAGTTCATCGAACAGCGGCCCCGGGCCGGAGTCATCGAGGAATGGGCCGTGCGGAACCTGGAGAAGCGGGGCCTCGCCCGGAATCTGCTGGACACCGCGGAGTTGCACCGTGCGTGCGAGTTCCGCTTCGACGGCGAGCGGTACCGGTTCCCCTACAGCGAGCTGACGGGCAGTCAGCACTTCGTCTATCCGCAGCCGTTACTGGTGACGGACCTGGTGCGCGAGTACGCCGACGTACGCGGCGGGCAGATCCGCTTCGGGGTCCGCGACGTACAGGTGCACGACATCGACACCGACCTGCCGTCGGTGTCGTACACCGACCCGGAGGCGGGTGAACACCGGGTCGTGCACTGCGACTTCGTGGCCGGCTGCGACGGCGCGCGCGGCGTGACGCGGGCCTCCCTGCCGCCGGAGCGGATCCGTGTCGCGCGGCACGACTACGGCATCGGCTGGCTGGCCCTGCTCGCGGAGGCGCCGCCGTCCGCCGACTGCGTGCTGTTCGGCTGCCACGCCGACGGGTTCGCCGGGCAGATGCCCCGCAGCCCGGAGGTGACTCGCTACTACCTCCAGTGCCCGCCGGGCGACGACCCGGAGAACTGGCCGCACGGGCGCGTCTGGACGGAGCTCCACAAGCGGCTCGGGGCGTCCGGCGCACCGCCGCTGACCGAGGGGCGGCTGCTTGAGAAGCGCGTGCTGGACATGCACGACTACGTGGTCGAGCCGATGGTGTTCGGCCGGCTCTTCCTCGCCGGTGACGCGGCACATCTGGTCGCCCCCATCGCCGCCAAGGGCATGAACCTCGCCCTGCACGACGCCTTCCTGCTCGGCGACGCCCTGGTGGCCCACCTGACCGGCGGGGACGACAGCGGCCTCGGCGGCTACGCGCAGGCGTGCCTGCGGCGGGTGTGGGACTACCAGGAGTTCTCGCAGTGGCTGTCCGAGGTGTACCACGGCACGGCGGCGGGCGACCCGTTCCGCGCGGGCACCACGCTCGCCCGGCTGCGCCGCCTGTTCACCTCGCCCGCGGCGGCCGCCGCCTTCGCCGAGCAGTACCTCGGGACGGCCGCGCGGTACTGATTCAGTCGTGGACGGGCCGGTCGGTGAGCCGGTGGTCGGCCACGTTCAGCGCCTCGTCCACGAGCCGGCGCAGATGGCCGTCGCGGAGCGAGTAGATCACCCGGCGGCCTTCCTTCCGCGTGGTCACCAGGCCCGCGAGACGCAGTCGCGCCAGGTGCTGGCTGACGGCGGGCCTAGCCGCCCCGCACACGTCGGTGAGGGTCGTGACGTCGGCCTCTCCCCCGGCCAGCGCGTGCAGCAGGGCGAGGCGGGTCCGGTCGCCGAGCAGGGCGAGGAGTTCGGCGGCGAGCGCGAACTGTTCCTCGCCGGGGCTGCGCGGATGCGCATCGTGCGCAGGTGACAGGTGCATGCGTGCGCTCATACGCACATAATGGCGCCATGGGCGTGGGCACGTCCACTCGCACGCACCGGAAGGGGACCCACGTGAGCGACCCGCACGAGCACCCACACCACCACTCGCCCACCGGCCTGCGCCACCGCCTCTCCCACCTCCTCACCCCGCACTCCCACGAGACGGCCGACAAGGTCGACTCCGCCCTGGAGTCCTCGGCTCGCGGGATGCGGGCGCTGTGGGTCTCACTCGCGGTGCTCGGTGTGACGGCGCTGGCGCAGGCGATCGTGGTGGCCGTCTCCGGCTCGGTGGCGCTGCTCGGGGACACCGTGCACAACGCCGCGGACGCGCTGACCGCCGTGCCGCTCGGCATCGCCTTCGTGCTGGGCCGGCGCGCGGCCACCCGGCGCTTCACCTATGGCTACGGGCGGGCCGAGGACCTGGCGGGCCTGGTGATCGTGCTGACGATCGCCGCGTCGGCGGCCTTCGCCGGATGGACGGCGCTCGACCGTCTCCTCGACCCGCGGCCGGTCCAGCACGTCCCGGCGGTCGCCGTGGCCGCCCTCGTCGGGTTCGCGGGCAACGAGTGGGTGGCCCGCTACCGCATCCGCGTCGGCCGTGCGATCGGCTCGGCCGCGCTGGTCGCCGACGGACTGCACGCCCGCACCGACGGTTTCACCTCACTGGCCGTGCTGCTGGGCGCCGGCGGATCGGCCCTGGGCTGGCAACTGGCCGACCCGATCGTCGGGTTGGCGATCACGGCGGCGATCGCGCTGGTGCTGCGGGACGCCGCGCGGGAGGTGTTCCGCCGGGTGATGGACGCGGTCGACCCGGCCCTGGTGGACCGGGCCGAGCGGGCACTGACCGAGGTCGCCGGGGTACGCGGGGTCGGCGAGCTGCGGCTGCGCTGGATCGGTCACCGGCTGCGCGCCGAGGTCGCGGTCGTGGTGGACGGCGACGTGACCGTACGCCAGGCCCATCGCGTCGCCGTCGACGCCGAGCACGCTCTGCTGCACGCCGTGCCCCGCCTCACCGCCGCCCTGGTCCACGCCGACCCGGAACCGGCCCCCGGCGAGACGGACCCGCATCTGCCGCTCGCCCACCACGCGGTGGCGTAGGACCTGCCCTCAGGCGACCCCGAGCCCCTCCAGCACCACCGCGCCCGGCAGTTCCGCGAACGCCTTGCCCGGTACCAGCAGCTTGCCGCGCCGCCGGCCGCTGCCGACCAGCACGTACGGCAGGTCGACGACGGCCGCGTCCACCAGCACGGGCCAGCCGCCGGGCAGTCCGAGCGGTGTGATGCCGCCGTACTCCATGCCGGTCTCCCCGGTCGCCGTGTCCATCGCGGCGAACGAGGCCTTGCGGGCGCCGAGCCGGCGGCGTACGACGCCGTTGACGTCGACCCGGGTGGTGGACAGCACGACGCTCGCGGCGAGCGTGGTCTCGCCGCCGCGCTTGCCCGCGACCACCACGCAGTTCGCGGACCGCTCCAGCAGGTCACGGCCGTAGTGCTCCACGAAGGTGGCGGTGTCGGCCCACCGCGGGTCGGTGTCGACGTAGAGGATCCGGTCGGCGGGGACGCTGCCGCGCCACTGGCGTACGGCGTCGGCGACCGGGCCGGTGAGTTCGTCGAGGCAGGCGGGGGCCGGACGGGCGTCGTCGAAGTGTCCGATGGGTGCGCGCATGGCGGCACGCTAACAACACCGGACCGCCCTCGGCCCGGGCGTCTCAGGTCACGGGCGGCACCGAGACGGCCATCACCATCTCCATCGGCACGTCGCCGGTGTTGCCGTAGGTGTGCGGGAGGTTGGCCTCGAAGGACACGCTCGCGCCGGCGGGGACGCGGTGCTCCACGCCGTCGACGGTGAGCGTCAGCTCCCCGGCCGTGACGTGGAGCAGCTCCATCGTGCCGGCGGGGTGCGGGTCGGACTGGCTGCTCTCGCCGGGCATGAGCCGCCAGTCCCACATCTCCAGCGGGCCGGGCGCCTCGGTGCCCGCGAGCAGCCGGTTGTAGCTGCCGGCCTCGGTGTGCCACAGCCGTACGGCCTGCTCGGCGGGGACGATGCGGACCGTCGGGCCCTGCTCGTAGTCGAGGAGGGTGGTGATGCTGATGCCGAGCGCGTCGCCGATCTTGACGACGGTGCCGAGGCTGGGGTTGGTGCGGGCCTGCTCGATCTGGATGAGCATGCCGCGGCTGACGCCTGCCCGGGCGGCGAGCACGTCCAGCGTGAAGCCGCGCACCGCGCGCCAGTGCTTGACGCTGCGCGCCAGGGACTGGGTCAGCAGGTCGAGGTCCGACACATTCCGTCCAATATTCTGTATGACATAGTGCAACCGACTGCACTACGGTGTGATTGACCTGGTCGTTCACCGAACTGTACTGCGAGGCATCCGTCCCATGACAGCGCTCTTCGCCCTGGCCACCAGCCTGCTGTGGGGACTGGCCGACTTCGGTGGCGGACTGCTGACCCGGCGCACGCCCGCGCTGACGGTGGTCGTGGTCTCGCAGTCGATCGCGGTGGTCGTGCTGGGCGTGCTCGTGGCGGCGACCGGTGGCTGGAGCGAGGCGGGGCCTCAGCTGTGGTTCGCCGTGGCCGCCGGTCTGGTCGGCCCGGTGGCGATGCTCGCCTTCTACAAGGCGCTCGCGCTGGGCCCGATGGGTGTGGTCTCGCCGCTGGGCTCGATCGGGGTGGCCGTGCCGGTCGGCGTGGGCCTGGTGCTGGGCGAGCGTCCCGGCGTGCTTCAGTTCGTCGGGATCCTGGTCGCCGTCGCCGGTGTCTGCCTGGCCGGCGGTCCCCAGTTCCGCGGCGCGCCCGTCCAGCGCCAGGCCATCGCCCTGACCCTCCTCGCGGCCTTCGGCTTCGGCGCGGTGATGGCCCTCATCGCCGAGGCGTCGACCACGCTCACAGGACTGTTCCTCGCGCTGTTCGTGCAGCGGGTGACGAATGTCGCCGCCGGCGGACTGGCGCTGTACGTGTCGGTGCGGCGCGGGGCGCCCGCCCTTCCGGCGGACGGCTTCCCGTGGCGCACCGTGCCGGCGCTGGCCTTCGTCGGCCTCGCGGACGTCGCCGCGAACGGCACCTACTCGATCGCCGCGCAGCACGGCCCGGTCACCGTCGCCGCCGTGCTCGCCTCGCTCTACCCGGTGGTGACCGCCGTGGCCGCGCGCGGAGTGCTCCGCGAACGGCTGCGGGCGGTGCAGGCCGCGGGCGCGGGGCTGGCCCTGGTGGGGACGGTTCTGCTGGCGTCGGGCTGAGCCGGCCGGCGTGTGT encodes the following:
- a CDS encoding CoA-binding protein; this encodes MYGDEATVRRILTELGDTWAVAGLSSNRQRAAYGVAAVLQRYGKRVVPVHPKAETVHGEQGYASLADIPFDVDVVDVFVNSDLAGAIADEAVAKGAKAVWFQLGVLDEAAYDRTRAAGLEMVMDRCPAIEIPRLGQ
- a CDS encoding APC family permease, which encodes MVKNGPTGGLRRDVGLIGLMWASVGSIIGSGWLYGAEKAVVAAGPAAILSWLIGAVGIVLLALVHAELGGMFPVAGGTARYPHYAFGGLAGMSFGWFSWLQAATVAPIEVEAMIGYAGHWHWAQGFQHAKDGTLTTSGFIVAVLLMAVFVVINFLGVRILAHTNSAATWWKVAVPLAAIFVIAAGNFHPGNFTEHGFAPFGAHGVLSAVSSSGIIFALLGFEQAIQLAGESRDPARDLPRATLGSVAIGAAIYVLLQIVFIAALPLASFAHGWTKLDYPGISGPWAGLATLLGLGWLSVVLYLDAVVSPGGTGLIYTTATSRVSYGLARNGYAPKIFTRTDARGVPWFGLIVSFVTGVICFLPFPSWQQLVGFITSASVLMYAGAPLAYGVFADRLPQRERPYRLPGGNVVSPLSFVVANLIIYWSTWDTLWRLGVAIVLGYVLLGGYAWYATRKGLPDAPRLDWRAAQWLPVYLLGMGVISWQGGFGGQGHIGMWWDIAVIAVFSLGIYYWARASASRPEEIERSIGEVAVTEVAVH
- a CDS encoding 4-hydroxybenzoate 3-monooxygenase, with the translated sequence MPSPPSDSGAPQRLPVVVVGAGPAGLAVGNILRAASVDCLVLETETREFIEQRPRAGVIEEWAVRNLEKRGLARNLLDTAELHRACEFRFDGERYRFPYSELTGSQHFVYPQPLLVTDLVREYADVRGGQIRFGVRDVQVHDIDTDLPSVSYTDPEAGEHRVVHCDFVAGCDGARGVTRASLPPERIRVARHDYGIGWLALLAEAPPSADCVLFGCHADGFAGQMPRSPEVTRYYLQCPPGDDPENWPHGRVWTELHKRLGASGAPPLTEGRLLEKRVLDMHDYVVEPMVFGRLFLAGDAAHLVAPIAAKGMNLALHDAFLLGDALVAHLTGGDDSGLGGYAQACLRRVWDYQEFSQWLSEVYHGTAAGDPFRAGTTLARLRRLFTSPAAAAAFAEQYLGTAARY
- a CDS encoding metalloregulator ArsR/SmtB family transcription factor → MSARMHLSPAHDAHPRSPGEEQFALAAELLALLGDRTRLALLHALAGGEADVTTLTDVCGAARPAVSQHLARLRLAGLVTTRKEGRRVIYSLRDGHLRRLVDEALNVADHRLTDRPVHD
- a CDS encoding cation diffusion facilitator family transporter, producing the protein MSDPHEHPHHHSPTGLRHRLSHLLTPHSHETADKVDSALESSARGMRALWVSLAVLGVTALAQAIVVAVSGSVALLGDTVHNAADALTAVPLGIAFVLGRRAATRRFTYGYGRAEDLAGLVIVLTIAASAAFAGWTALDRLLDPRPVQHVPAVAVAALVGFAGNEWVARYRIRVGRAIGSAALVADGLHARTDGFTSLAVLLGAGGSALGWQLADPIVGLAITAAIALVLRDAAREVFRRVMDAVDPALVDRAERALTEVAGVRGVGELRLRWIGHRLRAEVAVVVDGDVTVRQAHRVAVDAEHALLHAVPRLTAALVHADPEPAPGETDPHLPLAHHAVA
- a CDS encoding YbaK/EbsC family protein, whose product is MRAPIGHFDDARPAPACLDELTGPVADAVRQWRGSVPADRILYVDTDPRWADTATFVEHYGRDLLERSANCVVVAGKRGGETTLAASVVLSTTRVDVNGVVRRRLGARKASFAAMDTATGETGMEYGGITPLGLPGGWPVLVDAAVVDLPYVLVGSGRRRGKLLVPGKAFAELPGAVVLEGLGVA
- a CDS encoding XRE family transcriptional regulator, translated to MSDLDLLTQSLARSVKHWRAVRGFTLDVLAARAGVSRGMLIQIEQARTNPSLGTVVKIGDALGISITTLLDYEQGPTVRIVPAEQAVRLWHTEAGSYNRLLAGTEAPGPLEMWDWRLMPGESSQSDPHPAGTMELLHVTAGELTLTVDGVEHRVPAGASVSFEANLPHTYGNTGDVPMEMVMAVSVPPVT
- a CDS encoding DMT family transporter, with product MTALFALATSLLWGLADFGGGLLTRRTPALTVVVVSQSIAVVVLGVLVAATGGWSEAGPQLWFAVAAGLVGPVAMLAFYKALALGPMGVVSPLGSIGVAVPVGVGLVLGERPGVLQFVGILVAVAGVCLAGGPQFRGAPVQRQAIALTLLAAFGFGAVMALIAEASTTLTGLFLALFVQRVTNVAAGGLALYVSVRRGAPALPADGFPWRTVPALAFVGLADVAANGTYSIAAQHGPVTVAAVLASLYPVVTAVAARGVLRERLRAVQAAGAGLALVGTVLLASG